In Streptomyces venezuelae, the sequence GCTCCGAGCTGCCGGGCCTCGACGCCCGGATCGGCTTCCTCGAAGGTGACGACGACACCGAGTTCCCGTCCCTGTCCGGCGTGCTGACCGCCGTCGCGACGGAGCGCGTCGCGCGCGCGGAGTTCGCCCGCGCGGCTGGCCACGAGGTTCCCGCGCCGACCGGCCCGGACGCCGTGGTCGTACCGCTGCTGGCCGGCCCGGACAGCGACCTGCTGCGCCGGATGCGCCAGGCACTGATGGACTCCTCGGCGGCGGCCGAGCTGGCCGACGCGCTCGGCCCGCACCCGCTGCTCGCCGAGGGCCTGCACGTGCGCCTGTCCGAGGCGGGCCTGGCCCGCGCCGACCGCGCCCGGCTCTTCACCGTGACCACCGCCGCCGACGGCATCGTCCTGGCGACCACCGGCGGCGAGGAGGCCGTGCAGGCCGCCGGGATCACCGGCATGCTGCTGGCCGCCCGGCTCGCGGTGCCGGTCAAGGCCGCCGCGCTCGACCAGGAGGGTTCGGTGGCCGCGGTCGCCGAGCAGCTGCGCCGCGAGGGTTCCACGCTGCTCGCGCTCGCCCCGTACCTGATCGGCCCGGAGGCCGCCGACGGGCTCCTCGACACCGCCTGCAAGGAGGCGGACTGCGCCACCGCCGAGGTGCTCGGCGCCTACGGCGCGCTCGGCAAGCTGGCCGTCGCGCAGTACGCCGCGGCGCTCGGGATCGCCCAGGACGCCGCCGCACACTGACCCGGCCGTACGACGGGAAGGGCCCCCGGCGGCCACGGGAGACCGTGGCTCGCCGGGGGCCCTTCCGCATGCCCCGCGGCACGCGCCGCGCGCCCGCCTCAGCCGAGCACCACGCAGGTGGCCGCGGGGACGGCGAGCGAGCCGGCCCGGTGCGGCTGCCCGGTCAGCGGGTCCACCTCGAACCAGGTGACGTCCCCCGAACGCTCGTTGGCCGCGTAGAGCCGGTTCCCGGAGGGGGCGACGGCAAGATCGCGCGGCCACGCGCCACCGCAGTCCACGGCGCCGGTGAGCCGCGGCTTCCCGGGCCCGTCGGCGAGGGAGAGGGTCACGAGCGTGTCGGCCCCCCGGACGGCGGCCCAGACGAAGCGGCCGTCGGGCGAGGCGACG encodes:
- a CDS encoding sirohydrochlorin chelatase, coding for MSSPTGPANGLPVRMPRPRQTGRHRRPEPAVAPEGAPALVLAVPGAPSAASRGLAEEIISIGRSELPGLDARIGFLEGDDDTEFPSLSGVLTAVATERVARAEFARAAGHEVPAPTGPDAVVVPLLAGPDSDLLRRMRQALMDSSAAAELADALGPHPLLAEGLHVRLSEAGLARADRARLFTVTTAADGIVLATTGGEEAVQAAGITGMLLAARLAVPVKAAALDQEGSVAAVAEQLRREGSTLLALAPYLIGPEAADGLLDTACKEADCATAEVLGAYGALGKLAVAQYAAALGIAQDAAAH